Proteins encoded together in one Candidatus Poribacteria bacterium window:
- a CDS encoding SMP-30/gluconolactonase/LRE family protein, whose product MPNLNMSQSLISAIAAGFALAPVLIGNAAGHNTIFAPDAELKELFNGAHFTEGVSVAPDGTVYFSDITFTDQTDMQAGNIWKHNPETGETTVFRSPSGMSNGTKFDAHGRLVVAEGADFGGRRITRTDLTTGKSEIIAGLYNGKPFNSPNDLSIDEQGCIYFTDPRYAGQEPVEQPIFGVYRIDPDGSVHLVVTDAGKPNGVAVSPDQQTLYVISHDNGAMGSFPEDIPLLNGRMALLAYDLSPEGTATFRKVLVDYAPQDGPDGMVVDAEGNLFVAVRDETRPGVRVYTPEGEELAYVKTPDKPTNVAFGRGKTSKTLYITAENCLYSIQTTKEGYHLPQK is encoded by the coding sequence ATGCCGAATCTAAATATGTCACAATCTCTCATATCTGCTATTGCGGCAGGTTTCGCGTTAGCACCTGTGTTGATTGGGAATGCAGCAGGCCACAATACCATCTTTGCCCCGGATGCCGAACTTAAAGAACTCTTCAACGGGGCGCATTTTACAGAAGGGGTCTCCGTCGCGCCGGACGGAACCGTCTATTTCAGCGACATCACTTTCACCGATCAGACGGATATGCAAGCAGGGAATATCTGGAAACACAATCCGGAGACTGGAGAAACAACCGTTTTCCGTTCTCCGAGTGGGATGTCCAACGGCACGAAGTTTGACGCGCACGGTCGCTTGGTTGTCGCAGAGGGTGCGGATTTTGGGGGACGTAGGATCACTCGGACAGACCTGACGACGGGTAAGAGCGAGATTATTGCCGGTCTGTATAATGGAAAACCCTTTAATTCACCCAACGATCTGTCGATTGATGAACAGGGATGTATCTATTTTACGGATCCGCGGTATGCCGGGCAAGAGCCCGTTGAACAACCCATCTTTGGCGTCTATCGGATTGATCCAGACGGTTCTGTTCATCTCGTCGTTACAGACGCTGGTAAACCCAACGGTGTGGCGGTTTCTCCGGATCAGCAAACCCTTTATGTTATCAGTCATGACAACGGTGCGATGGGCAGTTTCCCTGAGGATATACCCCTGCTGAATGGACGAATGGCACTCCTCGCCTATGACCTCTCACCCGAAGGTACGGCGACTTTCCGAAAAGTGTTGGTTGACTACGCCCCACAAGACGGTCCGGACGGTATGGTCGTTGATGCCGAAGGAAATCTCTTCGTGGCAGTGCGCGATGAGACCCGACCCGGCGTCCGCGTCTACACGCCTGAGGGGGAGGAATTGGCGTACGTCAAGACTCCCGATAAACCCACGAATGTCGCCTTTGGACGCGGCAAAACAAGCAAGACGCTCTATATAACCGCAGAAAATTGCCTCTACAGCATCCAAACGACGAAAGAGGGGTATCACCTGCCGCAGAAGTAG
- a CDS encoding phytanoyl-CoA dioxygenase family protein, whose protein sequence is MPRGFGTFDTEGIRWMESRCGCSANGSKAYGHTNSRQMGTEHTTSRSVPLESATRDGLSGLNPIGLDVLTQVFKSVRVGLVPTLLCLLDKKRRDNMANSPILKGEPFSEEKTAQIAEQFFRDGFVYIPGVLTEDEVTALRDKSDELFADPQLMERTNPELADVRYIQMGAHADSTESLPFILRNTIELDPIFRDMLLREPILSLAEAIVGENCKFCGQNVLRNLPGLSIDRWHVDGSVHFPVTEKMPRHDPRLRMPVMWFTVQMALNDIDTIEEGPTQYVRGSHYSGRHPNDQENPEFEGNKPVSILCKAGDIYLQDPQCWHRGAPNLSGKTRYILQSQYAAYWAYWRFSLCNGVPVPKDALENADDRLMSLLGRPRVSDLN, encoded by the coding sequence ATGCCAAGAGGTTTTGGCACATTTGACACAGAAGGTATTAGATGGATGGAATCCAGATGCGGTTGCAGCGCAAATGGAAGCAAAGCGTACGGACACACAAATTCTCGGCAGATGGGGACGGAACACACAACCTCCAGATCAGTACCGTTGGAATCTGCTACCAGAGATGGATTATCTGGATTAAATCCAATAGGTTTGGACGTTTTAACACAGGTTTTCAAGTCTGTAAGGGTAGGTCTTGTACCTACCCTACTATGTCTTTTGGACAAAAAAAGGAGAGACAACATGGCGAACAGTCCAATTCTCAAGGGTGAGCCTTTTAGCGAAGAGAAAACGGCACAGATTGCCGAGCAATTCTTCCGTGATGGCTTCGTCTATATTCCCGGAGTGTTGACCGAGGATGAGGTTACCGCACTACGGGACAAATCTGATGAGCTTTTCGCGGATCCACAACTCATGGAGAGAACGAATCCTGAACTCGCCGATGTCAGATATATCCAGATGGGTGCGCATGCTGACTCTACGGAGTCGTTACCCTTCATTCTACGAAATACCATCGAACTTGATCCAATCTTCCGAGATATGCTCCTCCGAGAGCCAATCCTGAGCTTGGCAGAGGCGATCGTCGGTGAGAACTGTAAGTTTTGTGGACAGAACGTCCTACGGAACCTCCCTGGACTTTCGATTGACCGATGGCATGTCGACGGCTCAGTTCACTTTCCCGTCACCGAGAAAATGCCGCGCCACGATCCGCGTCTCCGGATGCCTGTGATGTGGTTCACCGTCCAGATGGCGTTGAATGATATTGATACGATTGAAGAGGGACCGACACAGTACGTCCGCGGCAGTCATTACTCTGGCAGACATCCAAACGATCAGGAAAACCCTGAATTCGAAGGGAATAAACCTGTTTCTATTCTCTGCAAGGCGGGCGACATCTATCTGCAAGACCCCCAGTGTTGGCATCGAGGTGCACCGAATCTTTCCGGTAAAACACGTTACATTTTACAATCGCAATACGCCGCTTATTGGGCGTATTGGCGGTTTAGTCTCTGCAACGGCGTGCCTGTTCCTAAAGACGCTCTGGAAAATGCAGACGATCGGTTGATGAGTCTCTTAGGACGCCCACGTGTGAGTGACTTGAATTAG
- a CDS encoding VOC family protein: MAFLRHIALRTKDMEASRRFYETIGFAFVGYRGRGGLDLSDGTLNMTILQYNGIERPPFEEGTEFIHFGIIVEDLAGIYNTLRDGGFELIMDNVKKGDEIDDSKPPDRSFKVADPDGNVVDITCAQDEWRGVTV, from the coding sequence ATGGCATTTTTGAGACACATCGCACTGCGGACGAAGGATATGGAAGCCTCGCGCCGTTTTTACGAAACCATCGGTTTTGCGTTTGTCGGGTATCGCGGACGCGGTGGGTTAGACCTCTCAGACGGTACGTTGAACATGACGATTCTTCAATATAACGGGATAGAACGTCCACCCTTTGAAGAAGGGACAGAGTTTATCCACTTCGGTATCATTGTTGAGGATTTGGCGGGTATTTACAACACCCTCCGAGATGGCGGTTTTGAATTGATTATGGATAATGTGAAAAAAGGGGATGAGATTGATGACAGTAAGCCGCCGGATCGCTCCTTCAAAGTCGCTGATCCCGACGGAAATGTCGTCGATATTACCTGCGCGCAGGATGAATGGCGCGGTGTGACGGTCTAA
- a CDS encoding sulfatase-like hydrolase/transferase: MRPQGSNLLYIHSDQHNPYVTGCYGDPLVQTPHLDSLAAEGVVFENVYCPSPICVPSRMSMLSGRHPHENAVWTNSHILDSSIPTFAHAMGAAGYKPVLIGRMHALGPDQLHGYAERLVGDHGPNYHDGRGVDHGELSGTAGPARVSLEKSGAGQSAYQVHDEDVTAATVDYLNRLGVQKRAGLLNAPFSISVGFMLPHQPFVARQEDYQLYEAQMTMPQNPQPFSEALHPYFRWWREKCGIVEVSEAEILRARTAYWALVTRMDVMIGQILTALRENGLDENTLILYSSDHGEQVGEHGLWWKQTFYEHSVKVPAILSWRGTLPEGIRCDRVVSSLDLNATMLDALGAPPLPHSRGRSTLPLLRGEDTQWEDLAFSEYCTEDGCYHRMIREGEWKLNYYHSQSPQLFNLNHDPNELQDRSDDPACQEVLAHLTQKVLDGWNPDAVAAQMEAKRTDTQILGRWGRNTQPPDQYRWNLLPEMDYLD, from the coding sequence ATGCGTCCTCAGGGGTCCAACCTACTCTATATCCATTCCGACCAGCATAACCCGTATGTGACGGGTTGCTACGGCGACCCATTGGTGCAGACACCTCATCTCGATAGCCTCGCCGCCGAGGGGGTGGTGTTTGAAAACGTCTATTGTCCATCTCCGATCTGTGTGCCTTCCCGGATGTCGATGTTAAGTGGACGCCATCCCCATGAGAACGCCGTCTGGACCAACAGTCACATCCTCGATTCCAGTATTCCTACGTTTGCACATGCAATGGGTGCCGCCGGATATAAACCGGTGCTTATCGGACGAATGCACGCATTGGGACCGGATCAGCTGCACGGATATGCCGAACGCCTCGTCGGAGACCACGGCCCAAACTATCACGATGGACGCGGTGTTGATCACGGTGAACTTTCTGGCACTGCGGGACCAGCACGTGTGAGTCTCGAAAAATCAGGGGCAGGCCAAAGTGCATATCAGGTGCATGATGAAGATGTAACCGCTGCAACAGTTGATTACCTCAATCGACTCGGCGTCCAGAAACGGGCAGGGCTTTTGAACGCTCCATTTTCGATTTCCGTCGGGTTTATGTTACCGCATCAACCTTTCGTTGCCCGTCAGGAGGATTACCAGTTGTATGAAGCGCAGATGACGATGCCGCAAAACCCTCAACCCTTCTCAGAGGCGTTGCATCCTTACTTTCGGTGGTGGCGTGAGAAGTGCGGTATTGTTGAGGTCTCCGAGGCTGAGATCCTTCGCGCACGCACGGCATATTGGGCATTGGTAACCCGAATGGACGTGATGATTGGACAGATCTTAACCGCACTCCGAGAAAACGGGTTGGATGAGAACACGCTAATCCTCTATAGCTCAGATCACGGTGAACAGGTTGGCGAACACGGACTCTGGTGGAAACAGACGTTTTATGAACATTCCGTGAAAGTCCCCGCAATTTTATCGTGGCGAGGCACTTTACCGGAAGGCATCCGGTGTGATCGGGTCGTCAGTTCACTTGATTTGAACGCCACGATGCTCGATGCACTCGGCGCGCCACCTTTACCGCATTCCCGCGGGCGAAGCACCTTACCGCTCCTCCGCGGTGAGGATACACAATGGGAGGACCTTGCATTCTCTGAATATTGTACCGAAGATGGATGCTATCATCGGATGATTCGAGAGGGTGAGTGGAAGTTGAACTACTATCACAGTCAATCCCCACAGCTTTTCAACTTGAACCACGACCCAAACGAATTGCAAGACCGATCAGATGATCCAGCATGCCAAGAGGTTTTGGCACATTTGACACAGAAGGTATTAGATGGATGGAATCCAGATGCGGTTGCAGCGCAAATGGAAGCAAAGCGTACGGACACACAAATTCTCGGCAGATGGGGACGGAACACACAACCTCCAGATCAGTACCGTTGGAATCTGCTACCAGAGATGGATTATCTGGATTAA
- a CDS encoding amidase: protein MHETPLHFKTITEISEAIASKQVSPVEITTALLQRIGELDGRLKSYATVMADSAMTAAQEAEQEIESGTYRGPLHGVPIAVKDLCFTKGVRTMGAAKVLVDHVPSFDGTVIAKLEAAGAVLLGKLNLTEGAMGGYNPEFDIPKNPWNPDRWTGSSSSGSGVATAAGLCFGSLGSDTGGSIRFPSAACGLVGIKPTWGRVSRYGVLALAESMDHVGPMTRSVADAGIMLEAIAGFDENDPTSLPNPIPNMLERIGQDLQSIRIGFDENYATNEIDTELAEAVRAGVEILADQGAEIVEVQVPDVDEYVSAWPTLCSTEAVLAHAATYPSRRDDYGPWFQGWLDMGAKVTGAGYAKANNLRAACTGHFRRVFEGIDVLVCPSMSAPPHRVSPKMLYGRYDARDPKFQRFTVPFDYNGAPTLSVPCGMNSEGLPLSIQFVGKHLSEPLLCQVGHAYESATPWHNLHPDV, encoded by the coding sequence ATGCATGAAACGCCGTTGCACTTTAAAACGATCACCGAGATATCGGAAGCGATCGCCTCAAAACAGGTGTCGCCTGTAGAGATTACGACCGCACTGTTGCAGCGTATCGGCGAACTTGACGGTCGATTGAAAAGCTACGCCACAGTGATGGCGGATTCCGCAATGACCGCAGCGCAGGAGGCAGAACAGGAGATTGAATCCGGGACATATCGCGGTCCACTTCATGGGGTCCCTATCGCTGTAAAGGATCTCTGCTTCACGAAGGGTGTCCGCACGATGGGTGCAGCGAAAGTGCTTGTGGATCACGTCCCATCGTTTGATGGCACTGTTATTGCAAAACTTGAGGCAGCGGGTGCTGTCCTGCTTGGCAAGCTCAACCTGACCGAAGGTGCAATGGGCGGCTATAACCCCGAATTTGACATCCCGAAAAACCCGTGGAATCCCGATCGGTGGACAGGCTCATCGTCGAGTGGTTCCGGCGTTGCAACGGCGGCAGGATTGTGTTTCGGTTCGCTCGGCAGCGACACAGGCGGTTCCATCCGTTTTCCTTCAGCGGCATGCGGACTCGTTGGCATAAAACCGACGTGGGGGAGAGTCAGTCGTTACGGGGTACTCGCCCTCGCCGAATCAATGGACCACGTCGGTCCAATGACGCGCAGTGTTGCCGATGCCGGGATTATGCTTGAAGCAATCGCTGGATTTGACGAAAACGATCCGACTTCTCTACCAAATCCGATCCCGAACATGCTTGAGCGAATTGGGCAGGACCTTCAGAGTATTCGCATCGGATTCGACGAGAACTATGCCACGAACGAAATTGACACTGAACTCGCCGAAGCGGTGCGTGCTGGCGTGGAAATCTTGGCGGATCAAGGCGCTGAAATCGTTGAAGTGCAAGTGCCGGATGTCGATGAATACGTCTCGGCGTGGCCCACGCTATGTTCAACAGAGGCAGTGTTAGCACACGCCGCCACCTATCCATCCCGACGGGATGATTACGGACCTTGGTTCCAAGGGTGGTTGGATATGGGCGCGAAGGTGACAGGTGCCGGATACGCCAAAGCGAACAACTTAAGAGCCGCCTGTACAGGACATTTCAGGCGGGTGTTTGAGGGGATCGATGTCTTGGTATGCCCATCAATGTCAGCCCCACCACACCGCGTCTCACCAAAGATGTTGTACGGACGGTATGATGCCCGAGATCCGAAGTTCCAACGGTTCACCGTGCCCTTTGACTACAACGGTGCCCCGACGCTATCTGTGCCGTGTGGCATGAACAGTGAAGGTCTACCGTTGAGCATTCAGTTCGTCGGAAAACACTTGTCAGAGCCGTTGTTATGTCAGGTCGGGCATGCCTATGAAAGTGCGACCCCGTGGCACAATCTTCATCCGGATGTTTGA